In Microbulbifer sp. GL-2, the following are encoded in one genomic region:
- a CDS encoding MerR family DNA-binding protein, producing the protein MNISQAAHNSGLSSKALRHYEAIGLVVPARGPNGYRKYTMGDVETLRFIQRARVNGFSIGEIRALLELRDNPGRRSRETKQLVSEKLSQLEEKLRQLLEMRTTLQAFEESCAGNDSPQCAILDQLSGQAPG; encoded by the coding sequence GTGAATATATCCCAGGCAGCCCACAACTCGGGTCTCAGTAGCAAAGCCCTGCGCCACTATGAGGCGATCGGTCTGGTGGTCCCGGCTCGCGGACCCAACGGTTACCGCAAATACACTATGGGCGATGTGGAGACCCTGCGCTTTATCCAGCGGGCCAGAGTCAATGGTTTTTCTATCGGGGAAATACGAGCATTGCTGGAGCTGCGCGATAATCCCGGCCGCCGTAGCCGGGAAACGAAGCAACTGGTCAGTGAAAAACTTTCGCAATTAGAAGAGAAGCTTCGGCAATTACTCGAAATGCGCACAACCCTGCAGGCATTTGAGGAAAGTTGTGCCGGTAATGACTCACCACAGTGTGCGATCTTGGATCAGTTATCCGGTCAAGCCCCAGGTTAG
- a CDS encoding LemA family protein, which produces MPHATAGNLPTWHCALICLLVTILSGCGINNIPTYDEQVIAAWAQVENQYQRRADLVPNLVKTVQAYAGHERETLQAVTEARAKVNSIQLDSNLLNDPAKLQQFEAAQSQLTSALSRLMLVVERYPDLKANQNFLNLQSQLEGTENRISVARRDYIQAVQRYNREIRTFPGKIWHGILYRDMPLRETYQATTEGAEEAPEVDFQ; this is translated from the coding sequence ATGCCCCATGCTACTGCCGGTAACCTGCCCACTTGGCACTGCGCCCTGATTTGCCTACTGGTAACCATACTCAGTGGCTGCGGCATCAACAATATCCCCACTTACGACGAACAGGTAATAGCTGCCTGGGCCCAGGTTGAAAACCAGTACCAGCGCCGTGCAGACCTTGTGCCCAACCTGGTAAAAACCGTACAGGCATACGCGGGGCATGAGCGCGAAACTCTGCAGGCGGTTACTGAAGCCCGAGCCAAAGTCAATTCAATACAATTAGACAGCAATCTACTCAACGATCCAGCCAAACTGCAACAATTTGAAGCAGCCCAGTCCCAGCTCACCAGTGCGCTATCTCGCCTCATGTTGGTCGTCGAACGCTACCCTGACCTCAAAGCCAACCAAAACTTCCTCAATTTGCAGTCCCAACTGGAGGGAACTGAGAACCGAATCAGTGTGGCGCGGCGGGATTATATCCAGGCTGTGCAACGCTACAACCGGGAAATTCGCACTTTCCCCGGAAAAATCTGGCACGGGATTCTGTACCGCGATATGCCCTTACGTGAGACATACCAGGCCACCACTGAAGGAGCCGAAGAGGCGCCGGAAGTGGATTTCCAGTAG
- a CDS encoding YaeQ family protein — protein MALKATIFKSKVQIADMDRDYYAEHQLTLARHPSETDERMMVRLLAFAHNAADSLEFTRGLSSDEEADLWQKNLSGEIDLWIEVGLPTEERLRKASNRAARVLVYSYGRRTAPVWWHKLESPLARFDNLRVYHLAAEATEQLAAMAERNMDFSITIQDGHIWLADGTNNAEITPEIWK, from the coding sequence ATGGCACTAAAAGCAACAATTTTCAAGTCGAAAGTACAAATTGCCGATATGGATCGGGACTACTATGCTGAACACCAGCTAACTTTGGCGCGCCATCCATCGGAAACCGATGAGCGAATGATGGTGCGTTTATTGGCATTTGCGCACAATGCCGCAGACTCCCTTGAGTTCACCCGCGGGCTCTCTTCTGATGAGGAAGCGGACCTGTGGCAGAAGAACCTCAGTGGTGAAATAGATCTTTGGATAGAAGTAGGCTTACCCACTGAGGAGCGCCTGCGCAAGGCCAGTAACCGGGCTGCAAGGGTTTTAGTTTACAGTTATGGGCGTCGTACCGCGCCGGTATGGTGGCATAAGTTGGAGAGTCCGCTCGCACGCTTTGATAACCTGAGAGTTTATCATTTGGCTGCAGAAGCCACTGAACAGCTGGCGGCAATGGCTGAACGTAATATGGATTTCAGTATTACCATCCAAGATGGCCATATTTGGCTGGCGGATGGCACTAATAACGCGGAGATTACTCCGGAAATCTGGAAATAG
- a CDS encoding class IIb bacteriocin, lactobin A/cerein 7B family: MKELTVKEMQEVNGGLIKTIIKIVDKIINGSGGGNDSESAAYSLESK; this comes from the coding sequence ATGAAAGAGCTAACTGTAAAAGAAATGCAAGAGGTAAATGGTGGCCTTATAAAAACTATTATCAAGATTGTTGATAAAATCATAAATGGAAGCGGCGGCGGTAATGATAGTGAATCTGCAGCCTATTCCTTGGAGTCAAAATAA
- a CDS encoding ATP-binding cassette domain-containing protein, translating to MQGKIKVHNLTFRYGEAEMPVFQNLNFTIEPGETVAIVGPSGCGKTTLLKCLMGLLEPTEGEVLIDGLLVNHLPYFRSQIAGVMQDDQLLAGTIGDNIACFESKVDIQNIIHCAKMACIHEEIMRMPMQYNTLVGDMGTSLSGGQKQRIVLARALYRAPRILFMDEATSHLDIASEALVSEHIKRLAITRILVAHRPETVKSAGRRIELSSAFSGVT from the coding sequence TTGCAAGGAAAAATTAAAGTGCACAATCTTACCTTTCGGTATGGTGAAGCGGAGATGCCAGTTTTTCAAAATTTGAACTTCACTATAGAGCCAGGCGAGACTGTTGCCATCGTAGGCCCCAGTGGGTGTGGCAAGACAACACTTTTGAAATGCTTGATGGGCTTGCTGGAACCAACAGAAGGGGAGGTTTTGATTGATGGGCTGCTCGTAAATCATTTGCCATATTTCCGTAGCCAGATCGCCGGCGTTATGCAAGACGATCAGTTGCTTGCCGGCACCATTGGAGACAATATCGCCTGTTTTGAATCTAAGGTGGATATCCAAAATATTATTCACTGTGCAAAAATGGCCTGTATTCATGAAGAAATAATGCGTATGCCAATGCAGTACAACACACTTGTTGGTGATATGGGCACAAGTCTCAGCGGCGGACAAAAACAAAGAATTGTGCTGGCGCGCGCGCTTTATCGTGCACCACGCATCCTGTTCATGGATGAAGCGACTAGCCACTTGGATATTGCAAGTGAAGCTCTGGTTAGCGAGCATATTAAACGGCTCGCTATAACCAGGATTTTGGTTGCCCATAGACCGGAAACGGTCAAGTCCGCAGGGAGGCGGATTGAATTATCCAGTGCATTTTCTGGAGTTACTTAG
- a CDS encoding peptidase domain-containing ABC transporter — MAVGTHLQFEGATVMEVGSQSLLDHGRPETLLSFSSRRHLPVILQTEAAECGLVCLAMIAGFHGYDTDLTSLRRRFNISSHGTNLKTLVDMAARLHLAGRALRLEMESLEELQLPCVLHWDMNHFVVLKSVKRNVVIIHDPAVGERELTSEMFAKHFTGIALELMPTEDFKPGEERQHLKLRHFWSGISGLKRSLSQVLILSLLLQLFAVVAPFYVQTVVDDVILRGDDSLLLVLAIGFGLLLVIQAGTSVLREWVILHISSRLNVQMAANLFRHLIRLPMSYFSTRHMGDVVSRFGSLNKVRELLTTGLVSAVVDGIMAMITLAAMFFYDIRLTLIVLLAVFLYASLRLLFYRPLRLLTEEEIVAQARHDSHFMESMRAIQTVKLFQRENDRQSQWHNYLVDVINKDIRITRWNISYNVVNRLLFGLENLLVIYFAALAVMGDVFTIGMLYAFMSYKNRFVQSMDTLVAKWIELKMLGLHMDRLSDMVFTKAEVIGGDMTGLRILTRLSPCKEKLKCTILPFGMVKRRCQFFKI; from the coding sequence ATGGCTGTTGGAACCCATTTACAGTTTGAAGGGGCGACTGTGATGGAGGTTGGTTCACAATCACTATTAGATCACGGGCGACCGGAAACACTTCTAAGTTTTTCATCTCGCCGCCATTTGCCAGTCATTTTACAGACAGAGGCTGCCGAGTGCGGGTTGGTATGCTTGGCTATGATTGCTGGATTTCACGGTTATGATACGGACCTTACCAGTCTGCGCCGCCGCTTCAATATTTCCAGTCATGGCACTAATCTCAAGACTTTGGTGGATATGGCCGCACGCTTACACTTGGCTGGCAGGGCGTTACGGCTGGAAATGGAAAGTCTGGAAGAGTTACAGCTCCCCTGTGTACTGCATTGGGATATGAATCACTTTGTAGTGCTTAAATCCGTAAAGCGTAATGTGGTTATAATTCATGATCCCGCGGTGGGGGAGCGGGAGCTGACCTCTGAAATGTTTGCTAAGCATTTTACAGGTATTGCATTGGAGCTTATGCCAACAGAAGATTTTAAGCCGGGTGAGGAGCGTCAGCACCTTAAGCTACGCCATTTTTGGTCGGGCATTAGTGGGCTAAAACGTAGTCTGAGCCAGGTGTTGATATTATCTCTGTTATTGCAACTGTTTGCTGTAGTAGCCCCTTTCTATGTGCAAACGGTGGTGGATGATGTCATCTTGCGTGGTGATGACAGCCTTCTCTTGGTGTTGGCCATCGGATTCGGTTTATTGTTGGTGATACAGGCCGGTACCAGTGTCTTACGAGAATGGGTGATTCTGCATATCTCCAGTCGGCTCAACGTGCAAATGGCCGCCAATCTGTTTCGTCATCTAATTCGCCTGCCGATGAGTTATTTCTCCACTCGGCATATGGGCGATGTAGTTTCGCGCTTTGGCTCATTAAATAAGGTGCGAGAGTTGCTTACTACGGGCCTGGTAAGTGCAGTAGTGGACGGTATCATGGCAATGATCACGCTCGCCGCTATGTTCTTTTACGATATAAGGTTAACGCTAATTGTTCTGCTGGCGGTTTTTCTTTATGCCTCTTTAAGGTTACTGTTTTATCGCCCTTTGCGCTTATTAACTGAGGAGGAAATTGTTGCCCAGGCTAGGCATGATTCCCACTTTATGGAGTCTATGCGGGCTATCCAGACCGTAAAATTGTTTCAGCGTGAAAATGATCGTCAGAGCCAATGGCATAATTATCTTGTTGATGTGATTAATAAGGATATTCGCATCACCCGTTGGAATATTAGTTACAATGTCGTTAACCGCTTGCTATTTGGGTTGGAAAATTTGCTGGTGATATATTTTGCTGCACTAGCGGTTATGGGGGATGTGTTTACTATCGGTATGCTCTATGCCTTTATGAGTTATAAGAATCGCTTTGTACAGTCTATGGATACATTAGTTGCAAAGTGGATAGAGTTAAAAATGCTCGGCTTACATATGGACCGTCTGTCCGATATGGTGTTTACCAAAGCAGAGGTAATAGGGGGGGATATGACCGGCCTGCGAATCTTGACCAGGCTGAGCCCTTGCAAGGAAAAATTAAAGTGCACAATCTTACCTTTCGGTATGGTGAAGCGGAGATGCCAGTTTTTCAAAATTTGA
- a CDS encoding YajQ family cyclic di-GMP-binding protein, which translates to MPSFDIVSEVDKHHLTNAVDQVNRTVTNRFDFKGVDAEVELSEFSLVVRAEVDMQVDQMVDMLRSALIKCDIDPLAMEVGEKEQSGKQVKVGVTLKNGLDKELSKKIVKLIKDEKLKVQAAIQGEQVRVTGKKRDDLQQVIALLRSKELEQPLQFNNFRD; encoded by the coding sequence ATGCCTTCTTTTGATATTGTATCTGAAGTGGACAAGCACCACTTGACTAACGCGGTAGACCAGGTAAATCGCACAGTAACTAACCGATTTGACTTCAAAGGCGTAGATGCAGAAGTGGAGTTGAGTGAATTCTCCCTGGTGGTTCGCGCCGAGGTGGATATGCAGGTAGACCAGATGGTGGATATGCTGCGCAGTGCTCTAATCAAGTGTGACATCGATCCCCTCGCGATGGAGGTAGGTGAAAAAGAGCAATCCGGCAAGCAAGTTAAAGTTGGGGTGACCCTGAAAAATGGTCTCGACAAAGAACTGTCAAAAAAAATCGTTAAGCTGATTAAAGACGAAAAGCTCAAGGTGCAAGCGGCCATCCAGGGTGAGCAAGTGCGCGTTACCGGCAAGAAGCGTGACGACTTGCAACAGGTGATCGCCTTACTCCGTAGTAAAGAGCTGGAGCAGCCCCTGCAGTTCAATAACTTCCGCGACTAA
- a CDS encoding TPM domain-containing protein, with the protein MLSSSYQRQVAEAIREVESHTDAEIMAVVAKEADNYLYISTLWAAFLTLLLSPLFQYLPWWISYQQAFLLQWLLFITLTVLFRWRPITMKLVPKKIKYWRASNLARRQFLEQELHSTKNRLGLLIFVCEAEHYVELLADRGLAQHITNDKWQLIIESFVQEIKRGKAGEALLLCIAQCGDLLKEAAPSSTVKDELPNHLVLLY; encoded by the coding sequence ATGCTCAGTAGCAGTTATCAACGCCAAGTCGCTGAGGCAATCAGGGAGGTCGAGTCCCATACCGATGCCGAGATAATGGCCGTTGTAGCGAAAGAGGCCGACAACTATCTGTATATCTCAACCCTTTGGGCTGCATTTCTCACTTTACTACTCTCTCCTTTATTTCAGTACCTGCCCTGGTGGATCAGTTACCAGCAAGCCTTCTTATTACAATGGCTACTATTTATTACTCTGACGGTTCTATTTCGCTGGCGCCCCATTACGATGAAATTAGTCCCGAAGAAGATAAAATATTGGCGCGCATCCAATCTCGCCCGCCGCCAATTTCTCGAACAAGAATTACATAGCACCAAAAATCGACTGGGCCTTTTGATTTTTGTCTGCGAGGCCGAACACTATGTAGAACTTTTGGCTGATCGTGGCCTCGCTCAACATATTACCAATGATAAATGGCAACTCATCATTGAGAGCTTCGTACAGGAAATAAAGCGGGGCAAGGCGGGAGAAGCCCTACTTTTGTGCATCGCGCAATGTGGCGATTTATTAAAAGAGGCGGCACCCTCCAGCACGGTGAAAGATGAACTACCCAACCACTTAGTTTTGCTCTATTGA
- a CDS encoding YgcG family protein, translating to MNRLALPTFAIAASLLTMLLWADIKLPILTGRVMDREELLSADERYQLTEQIQQYESDSSNQLVVAILPDLQGITIEEYANLLAREWKLGHKDKNNGILFLIAPNERKIRIEVGYGLEGALTDALASNIIQTKVLPKFRVGNFADGVEAGVQSIIAASKNEYVAEPIETKKDRRIAFLVGLFLILVMLHLFSTSVFSSAVHGRNYKRGRFGGYYGTGGFGGSYSGSGGGAGGGFSGGGGGFGGGGASGGW from the coding sequence ATGAACCGCCTCGCCCTGCCTACTTTCGCCATTGCAGCCTCATTGCTAACGATGCTGCTTTGGGCTGATATAAAACTACCAATACTAACCGGTCGTGTAATGGATAGGGAGGAGCTGTTATCCGCAGATGAGCGATACCAACTGACCGAACAAATCCAGCAGTATGAGTCGGATAGTAGCAACCAATTAGTAGTTGCAATCCTTCCTGATTTACAGGGGATCACCATAGAGGAGTACGCCAACCTGCTGGCACGCGAGTGGAAACTGGGTCACAAAGATAAAAACAACGGTATCCTGTTTTTAATAGCTCCCAATGAGCGCAAAATTCGAATCGAGGTAGGCTATGGTTTGGAGGGCGCCCTGACCGATGCCCTGGCTTCCAATATTATACAAACCAAAGTTCTACCTAAATTTCGCGTTGGCAACTTTGCCGATGGTGTTGAAGCCGGTGTGCAATCCATTATTGCGGCCTCCAAGAATGAATACGTGGCCGAGCCAATAGAAACCAAGAAAGACCGACGTATTGCTTTTTTGGTGGGATTATTCCTGATATTGGTGATGCTGCATCTGTTCAGCACCTCAGTATTCAGTTCAGCGGTACATGGGCGCAACTATAAACGTGGTCGTTTTGGAGGTTACTACGGCACCGGAGGATTTGGCGGAAGTTACTCGGGTAGTGGTGGCGGAGCAGGAGGTGGATTTAGCGGAGGTGGTGGCGGCTTTGGCGGAGGAGGCGCATCGGGAGGATGGTAA
- the lysS gene encoding lysine--tRNA ligase codes for MTDIQQDENKLIAERRTKLSALREKGNAFPNSFRREDLAADLQAEFGDKQKEELEELGKRACVAGRILAKRGPFMVIQDVSDRIQLYADKAAQKDIKERFGAWDIGDIVGVKGTLHKSGKGDLYVNCEEYSLLTKALRPLPEKFHGIADQEIRYRQRYVDLIATPEAREVFRVRSKVIEYIRDFLNGQQFMEVETPMLQVIPGGASARPFVTHHNALDIDMYLRIAPELYLKRLVVGGFERVYEINRNFRNEGLSTRHNPEFTMLEFYQAYADYNDLMDLTEKMLRGICKDVLGSATVEYQDSSYDFSKPFVRLSVFDSILQYNPELTAADIDNIESARAVAEKLDIPLKDSWGLGKVQIEIFEKTVEHRLDQPTFITEYPTEVSPLARRNDDNPFVTDRFEFFVGGREIANGFSELNDAEDQAERFKAQVAEKDAGDDEAMHYDADYIRALEYGLPPTAGEGIGIDRLVMLFTNSPSIRDVLLFPHMRPEAGE; via the coding sequence ATGACTGATATCCAGCAAGACGAAAACAAACTGATCGCCGAGCGCCGTACCAAGCTTTCCGCTCTGCGCGAAAAGGGCAATGCTTTCCCCAACAGTTTTCGCCGCGAGGACCTCGCTGCCGACCTGCAAGCTGAGTTCGGCGATAAACAGAAAGAGGAGCTGGAAGAACTGGGTAAACGGGCGTGCGTAGCAGGGCGGATCCTGGCGAAACGCGGCCCCTTTATGGTGATCCAGGATGTGTCTGACCGCATTCAGCTCTACGCTGATAAAGCTGCACAAAAAGATATCAAAGAGCGCTTCGGAGCCTGGGACATTGGCGATATTGTCGGTGTGAAAGGCACCCTGCACAAATCCGGCAAGGGCGACCTCTACGTCAACTGCGAAGAGTACAGCCTGCTGACCAAAGCGCTACGCCCGCTGCCGGAAAAATTCCACGGTATCGCCGATCAGGAAATACGCTACCGTCAGCGTTACGTAGACTTGATCGCTACACCGGAAGCGCGCGAAGTGTTCCGCGTACGCTCCAAGGTTATCGAGTACATCCGCGACTTCCTGAATGGCCAGCAGTTTATGGAAGTGGAAACGCCCATGCTGCAAGTGATTCCCGGCGGTGCCAGCGCACGTCCGTTTGTCACACATCACAATGCGCTGGATATCGATATGTACCTGCGTATCGCCCCGGAGTTGTACCTGAAGCGCCTGGTTGTAGGTGGTTTTGAGCGTGTTTACGAAATCAACCGTAACTTCCGCAACGAGGGCTTGTCCACGCGTCACAACCCCGAGTTCACCATGCTCGAGTTTTACCAAGCGTACGCGGACTACAACGACCTGATGGACCTCACCGAGAAGATGCTGCGTGGTATCTGCAAGGACGTACTGGGTTCTGCCACTGTGGAATACCAAGACAGCAGCTACGACTTCTCCAAGCCGTTCGTGCGCCTGTCTGTGTTTGATTCCATTCTGCAATACAACCCGGAACTAACTGCGGCCGATATCGACAATATTGAATCCGCCCGCGCCGTTGCTGAGAAGCTGGATATCCCGCTGAAAGACAGTTGGGGCCTGGGTAAGGTCCAGATCGAAATTTTCGAGAAGACCGTAGAGCACCGCCTCGACCAGCCAACCTTTATCACTGAGTACCCCACTGAAGTATCTCCGTTGGCACGTCGTAACGATGACAACCCGTTTGTCACCGACCGATTCGAATTCTTCGTTGGCGGCCGCGAGATTGCCAACGGCTTCTCCGAGTTGAACGATGCTGAAGATCAGGCCGAGCGTTTTAAGGCCCAGGTAGCGGAAAAAGATGCGGGTGACGACGAAGCCATGCACTACGACGCCGATTACATCCGCGCGTTGGAGTACGGTCTGCCGCCGACCGCTGGTGAGGGTATCGGTATCGACCGCCTGGTAATGTTGTTTACCAACTCTCCGTCTATTCGTGACGTACTGTTGTTCCCGCATATGCGACCTGAAGCAGGCGAATAA
- a CDS encoding outer membrane protein — MARIIFYCVIVLFSDIALAQSELKYPSSLKLRTTSTSAQFQRTPAHYTPSFLGVSALKSGWRFAITPYLFLPLRTKGQSTVAGATVDIDLNLKRTLELLNVAFSARLEAWRGRFGLVSDLYYVHLNLDKGVIIRPPRNPQLDVDVDIDADADAHQGWLAAFGVYRVLDGRFAKSGRHYFWDAGIGVRWNRLRQEVKVEVGIDIAPVPEVQNRLGGRKSWWEPTVGTRLGFALNDCLTLAARTEIGGFGAGGDVLQWNLLAGIDWRAWETTSLRFGYQYYSINYSSRLPDGRFVYDIEQHGPYIAVSWRW; from the coding sequence ATGGCACGAATAATTTTTTACTGCGTAATTGTGCTTTTCAGCGATATTGCCCTGGCGCAGTCGGAGTTAAAATACCCGTCATCGTTGAAATTAAGGACCACATCAACATCCGCACAGTTTCAGAGGACTCCTGCACACTATACCCCATCATTTTTAGGTGTCTCAGCCCTAAAGAGTGGCTGGCGTTTTGCTATCACACCCTATCTGTTCTTACCCTTGCGTACCAAAGGGCAGTCTACAGTGGCGGGGGCCACTGTAGATATTGATCTCAATTTAAAGAGAACTCTGGAGCTTTTGAATGTCGCTTTCTCTGCGCGTTTAGAGGCATGGAGAGGGCGTTTCGGGTTGGTTTCAGATCTCTATTATGTACACCTCAATTTGGACAAGGGAGTCATAATCCGCCCGCCAAGAAATCCGCAACTGGATGTTGATGTAGATATTGATGCGGATGCAGATGCCCATCAAGGGTGGCTAGCTGCATTTGGTGTCTATCGCGTGTTGGATGGGCGTTTTGCAAAGAGCGGCCGCCATTACTTTTGGGATGCAGGAATTGGCGTACGCTGGAATCGTCTCAGGCAGGAGGTTAAGGTCGAGGTCGGTATCGATATTGCTCCCGTGCCCGAAGTGCAGAACCGCCTGGGCGGGCGCAAAAGTTGGTGGGAGCCAACTGTTGGTACCAGGTTGGGATTTGCCCTTAATGATTGCCTCACGCTAGCGGCACGCACCGAAATAGGTGGTTTCGGGGCTGGCGGTGATGTTTTACAGTGGAACCTATTGGCCGGAATTGACTGGCGTGCTTGGGAAACCACATCACTGCGCTTTGGCTACCAGTATTACAGCATCAACTATTCCAGCAGACTGCCGGATGGGCGTTTTGTATACGATATTGAGCAGCATGGGCCCTATATTGCGGTTTCCTGGCGTTGGTGA
- the prfB gene encoding peptide chain release factor 2 (programmed frameshift) produces the protein MEINPLLNQLKDLEERTDVLRGYLDYASKKERLTEVELELAEPSVWDDPNRAQELGRERSSLETVVTTIENLDAGISDCRELLEMAVEESDEDSVEEVSAEIENLQQQLGILEFRRMFSGETDENNAYLDIQAGSGGTEAQDWAEMILRMYLRWGEAHGFKTTLEEVSAGEVAGIKSATVHFAGDHAFGWLRTETGVHRLVRKSPFDSGNRRHTSFSSVFVSPEIDDNIEIEIDKSQVREDTYRASGAGGQHVNKTDSAVRLTHTESGIVVQCQSERSQHQNRDKAWKMLRAKMYEQEMLKRNAEKQAMEDSKADIGWGSQIRSYVLDDQRIKDLRTNVQTSNCQAVLDGDLDQFIEASLKAGL, from the exons ATGGAAATCAATCCCCTTCTCAATCAATTAAAAGACCTCGAAGAGCGCACTGACGTTCTTAGGGGGTATCTT GACTACGCCAGCAAGAAAGAACGCCTGACCGAGGTTGAGCTGGAGCTGGCCGAGCCCAGCGTTTGGGACGACCCCAATCGTGCTCAGGAGCTGGGGCGCGAGCGCTCCTCCCTGGAAACCGTTGTCACAACCATCGAAAATCTAGACGCTGGTATCTCTGACTGCCGCGAACTGCTGGAAATGGCGGTGGAGGAGAGTGATGAGGATTCCGTAGAAGAAGTATCTGCAGAGATCGAAAACCTGCAGCAGCAGCTCGGTATTCTCGAATTCCGCCGCATGTTCTCCGGCGAGACCGATGAGAATAATGCGTACCTGGACATCCAGGCGGGTTCTGGCGGTACCGAGGCTCAGGACTGGGCGGAAATGATTTTGCGCATGTACCTGCGCTGGGGTGAAGCTCACGGCTTCAAAACCACCCTGGAAGAGGTCTCTGCCGGTGAAGTTGCCGGTATCAAGAGTGCCACCGTGCACTTCGCAGGCGACCACGCCTTTGGCTGGTTGCGCACTGAAACCGGCGTACACCGCCTGGTGCGCAAATCACCCTTTGATTCCGGCAACCGTCGTCACACTTCTTTCAGCTCGGTATTTGTCTCGCCGGAAATCGATGACAATATCGAGATTGAGATCGACAAATCCCAGGTGCGTGAAGACACTTACCGCGCATCTGGTGCCGGTGGTCAGCACGTGAATAAAACCGATTCGGCAGTGCGCCTGACCCACACAGAATCGGGTATCGTGGTGCAGTGCCAGAGCGAGCGCTCCCAGCACCAGAACCGCGATAAAGCCTGGAAAATGCTGCGCGCAAAAATGTACGAGCAGGAAATGCTCAAACGCAATGCAGAAAAGCAGGCCATGGAAGACAGCAAGGCCGATATCGGTTGGGGCAGCCAGATTCGCTCCTACGTGTTGGATGACCAACGTATCAAAGACTTGCGCACCAATGTCCAGACCAGCAACTGCCAGGCAGTACTGGACGGAGACCTGGACCAATTTATCGAAGCCAGCCTCAAAGCTGGCCTCTGA
- a CDS encoding HlyD family secretion protein has product MTGLFRQQVLERQVDRLHGEILLLPRFSHSAILTLLLIWVVAVFIWLAVGSYARKESVLGWLEPASGVVRVYAERSGIIKQVMIREGDRVIKGQPLMVVNGDRILADGKNLESILLEEYESQKKLVNVQMERGDKIYRQRLYDIDQRIAASSEDLALLEKQMEFQARHYALIAEQVERYRLLKRNGHIAAAEMDVVTAQELELYVDRQELARSRVNLRNQIQQLERDRLLLPEEYANSSDQLRAHLSDLAQQIARLHGQRAYIVKASRAGVVSNLQVVEGQQAQTNVPLLSLIPEGHTLNAQLLVSVRSAGFLTEGQSVKIRYDAFPYQKFGLYSGTVLEVSDTVILPDELRHVPVVVGEPVFKVTASLTESTVNAYGQHFPLKPGMTLSADVQLSERSLLEWLLEPIYSLKGRL; this is encoded by the coding sequence GTGACAGGATTGTTTCGCCAGCAAGTTTTAGAAAGGCAAGTGGATCGCCTGCATGGTGAGATTTTGCTCCTGCCGCGATTTTCGCACAGTGCTATTCTGACACTGCTTTTAATTTGGGTGGTCGCCGTCTTTATTTGGCTTGCAGTTGGCAGCTATGCTCGTAAGGAAAGCGTACTTGGTTGGCTGGAGCCAGCTTCAGGAGTTGTGAGGGTTTACGCTGAACGCTCCGGCATTATAAAGCAAGTCATGATACGCGAAGGTGATCGGGTAATTAAGGGGCAGCCTTTAATGGTGGTGAACGGCGATAGAATATTGGCTGATGGGAAAAACCTCGAATCTATATTGTTGGAGGAGTACGAGAGTCAAAAAAAGTTAGTCAATGTGCAGATGGAGCGAGGCGATAAGATTTATCGCCAACGACTGTATGATATTGATCAGCGGATTGCCGCCAGTAGTGAGGATCTGGCGTTGCTTGAAAAACAAATGGAATTTCAAGCTCGACATTATGCGTTGATTGCGGAACAGGTTGAGCGATACCGCCTACTCAAGCGCAATGGTCATATTGCCGCTGCAGAAATGGATGTGGTTACTGCTCAAGAGCTGGAGTTATACGTCGACCGCCAGGAGCTTGCACGAAGCCGGGTAAATTTACGCAATCAGATTCAGCAGCTTGAAAGAGATCGCCTGCTACTTCCCGAAGAATACGCTAACAGCAGCGATCAGTTGCGGGCGCACCTATCTGATCTCGCCCAGCAAATTGCCAGATTGCACGGTCAGAGAGCCTATATCGTCAAGGCATCCCGTGCGGGAGTGGTGAGCAATCTGCAAGTGGTTGAAGGCCAGCAGGCACAAACTAATGTTCCGCTTTTATCCCTGATACCGGAGGGGCACACTCTCAATGCGCAATTGTTGGTATCTGTGCGTTCTGCAGGCTTCCTCACTGAAGGCCAGTCAGTGAAAATACGCTACGATGCTTTCCCGTACCAGAAATTTGGTCTCTACTCCGGCACTGTGCTGGAGGTATCTGATACCGTGATTCTGCCTGATGAGCTGCGTCATGTACCTGTTGTTGTGGGCGAACCGGTTTTCAAGGTAACCGCCAGTCTGACTGAATCAACGGTCAATGCATACGGACAGCACTTTCCTCTTAAGCCGGGTATGACTCTGTCTGCCGATGTGCAGCTGTCGGAGCGAAGTCTGCTGGAATGGCTGTTGGAACCCATTTACAGTTTGAAGGGGCGACTGTGA